The proteins below come from a single Euleptes europaea isolate rEulEur1 chromosome 5, rEulEur1.hap1, whole genome shotgun sequence genomic window:
- the PXYLP1 gene encoding 2-phosphoxylose phosphatase 1 isoform X2 produces MDLLFLLILVHLIPVNPVKEDGLNSKNRKRIMPDPLTEPPSIDPISEARFYCNIPSIPERSMEGHAPHYFKLVSVHVLIRHGDRYPLYAIPKTKRPNIDCTLVPNRKPSHSQLEAFIGHMSKLGSEAKMDSTLSSMPHYPSHLLCEMGELTQTGVVQHLRNGQLLQDIYIKKHNLIPSDWSAKHLYLETTGKSRTLQSGLALLYAFLPDFDWNEINFRHQWSAIFCSGNCVCPIRNHYLGEDQRRQYSLRVTNIHLEKTYADMAKIIGIPTKQLRASNPIDSLLCHFCHNVSFPCTQNGCITMEHFKVIKMHQLEDEKERQEKKYYYLYALLATHPLLNQTVNRMQRIAEGKGGELFVLYSAHDVTLSPVLSALGITEARFPRFAARLVFELWKDGKKNKEHFIRILYNGVDVSSQTSFCRDYNQRYNKPMCPLEKFVHFVKQDMFSPFNTTNYYDACRRRLF; encoded by the exons ATGGATTTGCTTTTTCTCCTAATTTTAG tTCACTTGATCCCTGTTAACCCAGTCAAAGAAGATGGGTTGAACTCCAAGAACCGAAAAAGAATAATGCCTGATCCTTTGACAGAGCCCCCTTCTATAGATCCCATTTCTGAAGCTCGGTTTTATTGTAACATTCCCAGCATACCTGAACGCAGCATGGAAG GTCATGCACCTCATTATTTTAAGTTAGTGTCTGTTCACGTGCTGATTCGCCATGGAGATCGATACCCTCTTTATGCCATTCCCAAAACAAAAAGGCCAAACATTGACTGTACATTAGTGCCTAACAG AAAGCCTTCCCACTCTCAGCTGGAAGCTTTTATTGGCCATATGTCTAAACTTGGATCAGAAGCCAAAATGGATAGCACTCTGAGCAGCATGCCTCATTACCCCAGCCATTTACTCTGTGAAATGGGAGAGCTTACACAGACAG ggGTTGTGCAGCATTTGAGAAATGGACAGCTACTACAGGATATTTATATAAAGAAACATAACCTGATACCAAGTGACTGGTCAGCAAAACACTTGTATTTGGAGACCACTGGAAAGAGTCGAACATTGCAGAGCGGACTGGCATTACTGTATGCCTTCCTGCCGGATTTTGATTGGAATGAAATTAATTTTAGACACCAGTGGAGTGCCATTTTTTGTTCTGGAAACTGCGTTTGCCCAATAAGAAACCACTATCTTGGAGAAGATCAGCGTCGACAGTATAGTTTACGCGTGACAAACATACACTTGGAAAAAACTTATGCGGATATGGCAAAAATCATTGGCATCCCCACAAAACAGTTGAGGGCTTCCAACCCTATAGATTCTCTGCTGTGCCATTTTTGCCACAATGTCAGTTTCCCATGTACTCAGAATGGCTGCATTACCATGGAGCACTTTAAAGTCATTAAAATGCATCAACTTGAAGATGAAAAAGAGAGGCAGGAGAAGAAGTATTATTACTTGTATGCACTACTGGCGACGCATCCTCTTCTTAACCAGACTGTGAATCGTATGCAGCGTATTGCAGAAGGCAAGGGGGGAGAATTATTTGTCCTGTACTCCGCTCACGACGTCACCTTGTCACCTGTCCTTAGTGCCTTAGGCATTACAGAGGCCAGGTTTCCAAGATTTGCAGCTAGATTAGTCTTTGAGCTGTGGAAAGATGGGAAGAAGAATAAAGAACACTTCATTCGTATCCTTTATAACGGTGTTGATGTCTCATCGCAGACTTCCTTCTGCCGGGATTATAACCAGCGTTACAACAAGCCAATGTGCCCTTTAGAGAAATTTGTTCACTTTGTTAAGCAGGACATGTTTTCACCTTTTAACACCACCAATTATTATGACGCATGTCGCAGGAGACTCTTCTAA
- the PXYLP1 gene encoding 2-phosphoxylose phosphatase 1 isoform X1: MFFRNRFLLLLALAALLAFLSLSLQFFHLIPVNPVKEDGLNSKNRKRIMPDPLTEPPSIDPISEARFYCNIPSIPERSMEGHAPHYFKLVSVHVLIRHGDRYPLYAIPKTKRPNIDCTLVPNRKPSHSQLEAFIGHMSKLGSEAKMDSTLSSMPHYPSHLLCEMGELTQTGVVQHLRNGQLLQDIYIKKHNLIPSDWSAKHLYLETTGKSRTLQSGLALLYAFLPDFDWNEINFRHQWSAIFCSGNCVCPIRNHYLGEDQRRQYSLRVTNIHLEKTYADMAKIIGIPTKQLRASNPIDSLLCHFCHNVSFPCTQNGCITMEHFKVIKMHQLEDEKERQEKKYYYLYALLATHPLLNQTVNRMQRIAEGKGGELFVLYSAHDVTLSPVLSALGITEARFPRFAARLVFELWKDGKKNKEHFIRILYNGVDVSSQTSFCRDYNQRYNKPMCPLEKFVHFVKQDMFSPFNTTNYYDACRRRLF, translated from the exons tTCACTTGATCCCTGTTAACCCAGTCAAAGAAGATGGGTTGAACTCCAAGAACCGAAAAAGAATAATGCCTGATCCTTTGACAGAGCCCCCTTCTATAGATCCCATTTCTGAAGCTCGGTTTTATTGTAACATTCCCAGCATACCTGAACGCAGCATGGAAG GTCATGCACCTCATTATTTTAAGTTAGTGTCTGTTCACGTGCTGATTCGCCATGGAGATCGATACCCTCTTTATGCCATTCCCAAAACAAAAAGGCCAAACATTGACTGTACATTAGTGCCTAACAG AAAGCCTTCCCACTCTCAGCTGGAAGCTTTTATTGGCCATATGTCTAAACTTGGATCAGAAGCCAAAATGGATAGCACTCTGAGCAGCATGCCTCATTACCCCAGCCATTTACTCTGTGAAATGGGAGAGCTTACACAGACAG ggGTTGTGCAGCATTTGAGAAATGGACAGCTACTACAGGATATTTATATAAAGAAACATAACCTGATACCAAGTGACTGGTCAGCAAAACACTTGTATTTGGAGACCACTGGAAAGAGTCGAACATTGCAGAGCGGACTGGCATTACTGTATGCCTTCCTGCCGGATTTTGATTGGAATGAAATTAATTTTAGACACCAGTGGAGTGCCATTTTTTGTTCTGGAAACTGCGTTTGCCCAATAAGAAACCACTATCTTGGAGAAGATCAGCGTCGACAGTATAGTTTACGCGTGACAAACATACACTTGGAAAAAACTTATGCGGATATGGCAAAAATCATTGGCATCCCCACAAAACAGTTGAGGGCTTCCAACCCTATAGATTCTCTGCTGTGCCATTTTTGCCACAATGTCAGTTTCCCATGTACTCAGAATGGCTGCATTACCATGGAGCACTTTAAAGTCATTAAAATGCATCAACTTGAAGATGAAAAAGAGAGGCAGGAGAAGAAGTATTATTACTTGTATGCACTACTGGCGACGCATCCTCTTCTTAACCAGACTGTGAATCGTATGCAGCGTATTGCAGAAGGCAAGGGGGGAGAATTATTTGTCCTGTACTCCGCTCACGACGTCACCTTGTCACCTGTCCTTAGTGCCTTAGGCATTACAGAGGCCAGGTTTCCAAGATTTGCAGCTAGATTAGTCTTTGAGCTGTGGAAAGATGGGAAGAAGAATAAAGAACACTTCATTCGTATCCTTTATAACGGTGTTGATGTCTCATCGCAGACTTCCTTCTGCCGGGATTATAACCAGCGTTACAACAAGCCAATGTGCCCTTTAGAGAAATTTGTTCACTTTGTTAAGCAGGACATGTTTTCACCTTTTAACACCACCAATTATTATGACGCATGTCGCAGGAGACTCTTCTAA